CCGTTTCGAGGAGTTTTAACCGGGGAGAGGGAGGGACGGTGAGGTTGCAATTGAGCCCAGGGTCTTTTCCTCGGGTGCATCGGAGGCCCTGGGAACCGACCCTTTGGTCGCCTCATTGATCAGGAGCGGCAAAACCGCGCTGGCGCCGAT
The Nitrospiria bacterium genome window above contains:
- a CDS encoding cation transporting ATPase C-terminal domain-containing protein encodes the protein PSNPYLWLSLGGTLLLQGVALFVPGLRRLLGLTPISLLDGAVIGASAVLPLLINEATKGSVPRASDAPEEKTLGSIATSPSLPLPG